A genomic window from Gossypium hirsutum isolate 1008001.06 chromosome D10, Gossypium_hirsutum_v2.1, whole genome shotgun sequence includes:
- the LOC107913930 gene encoding centromere protein C isoform X2, protein MPLPSDPLEAYSGLSLFPRTFASFPNPPPPYDPHDLQHLHHFLKSMPLQCPDKLMEQAKAIVDNSSELLNLDMSGSDAEVLENPRERRPALGRKRPRFSLKPNSSLPTVTLEPSIDIDKFNDPEEFFVAFEKAENAKREIEKQTGGVLMDLDQNIQSMAARPRRPGILRRSVKYKHRYSTPISPVESFEEEIPSPVCNSQPEKSDQNVELQEELSENKVNELLDHLLTSTCDGDEAISLLQEQLQIKPIDLEKICLPDLQDIRRIDLKASRENLAKPRNSRSDIENLLKGISKRTPKRKAESSVHLLASPTPPRSPLASISLLKKQKLQSDVLSDPFSADDVRRSAVRNASGTESNNRESVQVDTEKELSVSHNNDRRTPQQQPKSSAHHLASPTPPRDPLASISLLHKQMMLSDPESEPFSTDSIDQPPKRNASPIESLNKQSSQVHKKEHNNSHLLRSPLLEANQTATANASSELDGRDFAGLFDKFVNDNARRFDSGINVVSSGSQANLENNSLRRPEVASDSHTIKPNEFGGRVEDIPPEAVVSTQTQVYVEGLTIDNSGAIQKESDESSPAIDEDRSMDGSLKAAESGEQLHENMKGKIKRQPCNKHKGKKHSRRQSLAGSGTTFDPEGRRRSTRIRSRPLEFWKGERFLYGRVHSSLATVIGIKYESPEKGDGGNPTLKVKSFVSDEYKELIELAARF, encoded by the exons atgcCTCTCCCTTCGGATCCGCTAGAGGCTTATTCCGGCCTCTCCCTCTTTCCTCGAACCTTCGCTTCCTTTCCAAACCCTCCTCCACCTTACGACCCCCACGATCTTCAACACCTTCACCATTTTCTCAAATCCATG CCATTGCAATGTCCTGATAAGCTTATGGAGCAAGCCAAAGCAATAGTAGATAATAGTTCTGAGCTCTTGAACTTGGATATGTCAGGCTCCGATGCTGAAGTTTTGGAAAATCCTCGAGAACGAAGACCGGCTTTAGGCCGTAAACGACCTCGTTTTTCTTTGAAACCTAACTCTAG TCTGCCTACTGTGACTTTGGAACCGAGTATAGACATTGACAAATTCAATGATCCAGAAGAATTCTTTGTTGCTTTTGAAAAGGCTGAAA ATGCCAAAAGAGAAATAGAGAAGCAGACAGGTGGTGTTCTAATGGATTTGGATCAGAATATTCAGTCCATGGCTGCACGGCCTCGTCGCCCTGGAATATTGCG GAGGTCGGTTAAATATAAACATCGCTATTCTACTCCTATCTCCCCAGTAGAAAGCTTCGAAGAGGAAATTCCCAGTCCAGTTTGCAATTCGCAGCCAGAAAAATCAGACCAGAATGTTGAATTACAAGAGGAGTTGAGTG AGAACAAGGTTAATGAACTTCTGGATCATTTGCTTACCAGTACTTGTGATGGGGATGAGGCAATCAGTCTTCTTCAAGAGCAGTTGCAGATCAAACCTATTGATCTGGAGAAAATATGCCTTCCTGACTTGCAGGATATTCGAAGGATTGATTTGAAGGCTTCTAGAGAAAACTTAGCCAAGCCTAGAAATTCACGATCGGAcatagaaaatttgttgaaaGGGATCAGTAAAAGGACACCAAAGCGAAAGGCTGAAAGTTCAGTTCATCTTTTAGCTTCTCCCACTCCACCGAGAAGTCCATTGGCTTCGATATCATTGCTGAAGAAACAAAAATTGCAGTCTGATGTACTAAGTGATCCGTTTTCCGCTGATGATGTTAGACGATCAGCGGTGAGAAATGCATCTGGTACTGAAAGTAACAATAGAGAATCTGTTCAGGTTGATACTGAAAAGGAACTAAGTGTGTCTCACAACAACGATAGACGAACACCACAACAGCAGCCCAAAAGTTCAGCTCATCATTTAGCTTCTCCTACTCCTCCAAGAGACCCATTGGCTTCAATATCATTGCTACATAAACAGATGATGCTGTCAGATCCAGAAAGTGAACCTTTTTCAACTGATAGTATCGATCAACCACCTAAGAGAAATGCATCTCCTATTGAAAGTCTCAATAAACAATCTAGTCAGGTTCATAAAAAGGAACACAACAACTCTCACTTGCTAAGGTCTCCATTATTAGAAGCAAATCAAACTGCAACTGCTAATGCAAGTTCCGAGTTAGATGGGAGAGATTTTGCTGGCCTCTTTGACAAATTTGTAAATGATAATGCAAGAAGGTTTGATTCTGGTATTAATGTTGTCTCTAGTGGATCTCAGGCCAACTTAGAGAATAACAGTTTAAGAAGGCCCGAAGTTGCATCAGATAGTCATACAATCAAACCAAACGAATTTGGTGGAAGG GTGGAAGATATACCACCGGAAGCAGTTGTTTCTACCCAGACCCAAGTTTATGTGGAAGGCTTAACCATTGATAATTCAGGTGCCATTCAGAAAGAGTCAG ATGAATCTAGTCCTGCTATTGATGAGGACCGCTCTATGGATGGATCTTTGAAAGCTGCAGAAAGTGGTGAGCAGCTGCATGAG AATATGAAGGGCAAAATAAAACGTCAGCCATGCAATAAACATAAGGGGAAAAAACATTCTCGAAGACAAAGCCTTGCAG GTTCTGGTACAACATTTGATCCTGAAGGGAGGAGACGAAGCACAAGGATCAGGTCAAGACCTTTGGAATTCTGGAAAGGTGAAAGATTCTTATATGGACGTGTACATTCAA GTTTGGCAACAGTAATTGGGATAAAGTACGAGTCCCCAGAGAAGGGTGATGGTGGAAACCCTACTCTCAAAGTGAAGTCATTTGTAAGCGATGAGTACAAAGAGCTGATTGAACTGGCTGCCAGGTTTTGA
- the LOC107913930 gene encoding centromere protein C isoform X4, translated as MPLPSDPLEAYSGLSLFPRTFASFPNPPPPYDPHDLQHLHHFLKSMPLQCPDKLMEQAKAIVDNSSELLNLDMSGSDAEVLENPRERRPALGRKRPRFSLKPNSSLPTVTLEPSIDIDKFNDPEEFFVAFEKAENAKREIEKQTGGVLMDLDQNIQSMAARPRRPGILRRSVKYKHRYSTPISPVESFEEEIPSPVCNSQPEKSDQNVELQEELSENKVNELLDHLLTSTCDGDEAISLLQEQLQIKPIDLEKICLPDLQDIRRIDLKASRENLAKPRNSRSDIENLLKGISKRTPKRKAESSVHLLASPTPPRSPLASISLLKKQKLQSDVLSDPFSADDVRRSAVRNASGTESNNRESVQVDTEKELSVSHNNDRRTPQQQPKSSAHHLASPTPPRDPLASISLLHKQMMLSDPESEPFSTDSIDQPPKRNASPIESLNKQSSQVHKKEHNNSHLLRSPLLEANQTATANASSELDGRDFAGLFDKFVNDNARRFDSGINVVSSGSQANLENNSLRRPEVASDSHTIKPNEFGGRVEDIPPEAVVSTQTQVYVEGLTIDNSDESSPAIDEDRSMDGSLKAAESGEQLHENMKGKIKRQPCNKHKGKKHSRRQSLAGSGTTFDPEGRRRSTRIRSRPLEFWKGERFLYGRVHSSLATVIGIKYESPEKGDGGNPTLKVKSFVSDEYKELIELAARF; from the exons atgcCTCTCCCTTCGGATCCGCTAGAGGCTTATTCCGGCCTCTCCCTCTTTCCTCGAACCTTCGCTTCCTTTCCAAACCCTCCTCCACCTTACGACCCCCACGATCTTCAACACCTTCACCATTTTCTCAAATCCATG CCATTGCAATGTCCTGATAAGCTTATGGAGCAAGCCAAAGCAATAGTAGATAATAGTTCTGAGCTCTTGAACTTGGATATGTCAGGCTCCGATGCTGAAGTTTTGGAAAATCCTCGAGAACGAAGACCGGCTTTAGGCCGTAAACGACCTCGTTTTTCTTTGAAACCTAACTCTAG TCTGCCTACTGTGACTTTGGAACCGAGTATAGACATTGACAAATTCAATGATCCAGAAGAATTCTTTGTTGCTTTTGAAAAGGCTGAAA ATGCCAAAAGAGAAATAGAGAAGCAGACAGGTGGTGTTCTAATGGATTTGGATCAGAATATTCAGTCCATGGCTGCACGGCCTCGTCGCCCTGGAATATTGCG GAGGTCGGTTAAATATAAACATCGCTATTCTACTCCTATCTCCCCAGTAGAAAGCTTCGAAGAGGAAATTCCCAGTCCAGTTTGCAATTCGCAGCCAGAAAAATCAGACCAGAATGTTGAATTACAAGAGGAGTTGAGTG AGAACAAGGTTAATGAACTTCTGGATCATTTGCTTACCAGTACTTGTGATGGGGATGAGGCAATCAGTCTTCTTCAAGAGCAGTTGCAGATCAAACCTATTGATCTGGAGAAAATATGCCTTCCTGACTTGCAGGATATTCGAAGGATTGATTTGAAGGCTTCTAGAGAAAACTTAGCCAAGCCTAGAAATTCACGATCGGAcatagaaaatttgttgaaaGGGATCAGTAAAAGGACACCAAAGCGAAAGGCTGAAAGTTCAGTTCATCTTTTAGCTTCTCCCACTCCACCGAGAAGTCCATTGGCTTCGATATCATTGCTGAAGAAACAAAAATTGCAGTCTGATGTACTAAGTGATCCGTTTTCCGCTGATGATGTTAGACGATCAGCGGTGAGAAATGCATCTGGTACTGAAAGTAACAATAGAGAATCTGTTCAGGTTGATACTGAAAAGGAACTAAGTGTGTCTCACAACAACGATAGACGAACACCACAACAGCAGCCCAAAAGTTCAGCTCATCATTTAGCTTCTCCTACTCCTCCAAGAGACCCATTGGCTTCAATATCATTGCTACATAAACAGATGATGCTGTCAGATCCAGAAAGTGAACCTTTTTCAACTGATAGTATCGATCAACCACCTAAGAGAAATGCATCTCCTATTGAAAGTCTCAATAAACAATCTAGTCAGGTTCATAAAAAGGAACACAACAACTCTCACTTGCTAAGGTCTCCATTATTAGAAGCAAATCAAACTGCAACTGCTAATGCAAGTTCCGAGTTAGATGGGAGAGATTTTGCTGGCCTCTTTGACAAATTTGTAAATGATAATGCAAGAAGGTTTGATTCTGGTATTAATGTTGTCTCTAGTGGATCTCAGGCCAACTTAGAGAATAACAGTTTAAGAAGGCCCGAAGTTGCATCAGATAGTCATACAATCAAACCAAACGAATTTGGTGGAAGG GTGGAAGATATACCACCGGAAGCAGTTGTTTCTACCCAGACCCAAGTTTATGTGGAAGGCTTAACCATTGATAATTCAG ATGAATCTAGTCCTGCTATTGATGAGGACCGCTCTATGGATGGATCTTTGAAAGCTGCAGAAAGTGGTGAGCAGCTGCATGAG AATATGAAGGGCAAAATAAAACGTCAGCCATGCAATAAACATAAGGGGAAAAAACATTCTCGAAGACAAAGCCTTGCAG GTTCTGGTACAACATTTGATCCTGAAGGGAGGAGACGAAGCACAAGGATCAGGTCAAGACCTTTGGAATTCTGGAAAGGTGAAAGATTCTTATATGGACGTGTACATTCAA GTTTGGCAACAGTAATTGGGATAAAGTACGAGTCCCCAGAGAAGGGTGATGGTGGAAACCCTACTCTCAAAGTGAAGTCATTTGTAAGCGATGAGTACAAAGAGCTGATTGAACTGGCTGCCAGGTTTTGA
- the LOC107913930 gene encoding centromere protein C isoform X3, producing the protein MPLPSDPLEAYSGLSLFPRTFASFPNPPPPYDPHDLQHLHHFLKSMPLQCPDKLMEQAKAIVDNSSELLNLDMSGSDAEVLENPRERRPALGRKRPRFSLKPNSSLPTVTLEPSIDIDKFNDPEEFFVAFEKAENAKREIEKQTGGVLMDLDQNIQSMAARPRRPGILRRSVKYKHRYSTPISPVESFEEEIPSPVCNSQPEKSDQNVELQEELSVTNAENKVNELLDHLLTSTCDGDEAISLLQEQLQIKPIDLEKICLPDLQDIRRIDLKASRENLAKPRNSRSDIENLLKGISKRTPKRKAESSVHLLASPTPPRSPLASISLLKKQKLQSDVLSDPFSADDVRRSAVRNASGTESNNRESVQVDTEKELSVSHNNDRRTPQQQPKSSAHHLASPTPPRDPLASISLLHKQMMLSDPESEPFSTDSIDQPPKRNASPIESLNKQSSQVHKKEHNNSHLLRSPLLEANQTATANASSELDGRDFAGLFDKFVNDNARRFDSGINVVSSGSQANLENNSLRRPEVASDSHTIKPNEFGGRVEDIPPEAVVSTQTQVYVEGLTIDNSDESSPAIDEDRSMDGSLKAAESGEQLHENMKGKIKRQPCNKHKGKKHSRRQSLAGSGTTFDPEGRRRSTRIRSRPLEFWKGERFLYGRVHSSLATVIGIKYESPEKGDGGNPTLKVKSFVSDEYKELIELAARF; encoded by the exons atgcCTCTCCCTTCGGATCCGCTAGAGGCTTATTCCGGCCTCTCCCTCTTTCCTCGAACCTTCGCTTCCTTTCCAAACCCTCCTCCACCTTACGACCCCCACGATCTTCAACACCTTCACCATTTTCTCAAATCCATG CCATTGCAATGTCCTGATAAGCTTATGGAGCAAGCCAAAGCAATAGTAGATAATAGTTCTGAGCTCTTGAACTTGGATATGTCAGGCTCCGATGCTGAAGTTTTGGAAAATCCTCGAGAACGAAGACCGGCTTTAGGCCGTAAACGACCTCGTTTTTCTTTGAAACCTAACTCTAG TCTGCCTACTGTGACTTTGGAACCGAGTATAGACATTGACAAATTCAATGATCCAGAAGAATTCTTTGTTGCTTTTGAAAAGGCTGAAA ATGCCAAAAGAGAAATAGAGAAGCAGACAGGTGGTGTTCTAATGGATTTGGATCAGAATATTCAGTCCATGGCTGCACGGCCTCGTCGCCCTGGAATATTGCG GAGGTCGGTTAAATATAAACATCGCTATTCTACTCCTATCTCCCCAGTAGAAAGCTTCGAAGAGGAAATTCCCAGTCCAGTTTGCAATTCGCAGCCAGAAAAATCAGACCAGAATGTTGAATTACAAGAGGAGTTGAGTG TGACTAACGCAGAGAACAAGGTTAATGAACTTCTGGATCATTTGCTTACCAGTACTTGTGATGGGGATGAGGCAATCAGTCTTCTTCAAGAGCAGTTGCAGATCAAACCTATTGATCTGGAGAAAATATGCCTTCCTGACTTGCAGGATATTCGAAGGATTGATTTGAAGGCTTCTAGAGAAAACTTAGCCAAGCCTAGAAATTCACGATCGGAcatagaaaatttgttgaaaGGGATCAGTAAAAGGACACCAAAGCGAAAGGCTGAAAGTTCAGTTCATCTTTTAGCTTCTCCCACTCCACCGAGAAGTCCATTGGCTTCGATATCATTGCTGAAGAAACAAAAATTGCAGTCTGATGTACTAAGTGATCCGTTTTCCGCTGATGATGTTAGACGATCAGCGGTGAGAAATGCATCTGGTACTGAAAGTAACAATAGAGAATCTGTTCAGGTTGATACTGAAAAGGAACTAAGTGTGTCTCACAACAACGATAGACGAACACCACAACAGCAGCCCAAAAGTTCAGCTCATCATTTAGCTTCTCCTACTCCTCCAAGAGACCCATTGGCTTCAATATCATTGCTACATAAACAGATGATGCTGTCAGATCCAGAAAGTGAACCTTTTTCAACTGATAGTATCGATCAACCACCTAAGAGAAATGCATCTCCTATTGAAAGTCTCAATAAACAATCTAGTCAGGTTCATAAAAAGGAACACAACAACTCTCACTTGCTAAGGTCTCCATTATTAGAAGCAAATCAAACTGCAACTGCTAATGCAAGTTCCGAGTTAGATGGGAGAGATTTTGCTGGCCTCTTTGACAAATTTGTAAATGATAATGCAAGAAGGTTTGATTCTGGTATTAATGTTGTCTCTAGTGGATCTCAGGCCAACTTAGAGAATAACAGTTTAAGAAGGCCCGAAGTTGCATCAGATAGTCATACAATCAAACCAAACGAATTTGGTGGAAGG GTGGAAGATATACCACCGGAAGCAGTTGTTTCTACCCAGACCCAAGTTTATGTGGAAGGCTTAACCATTGATAATTCAG ATGAATCTAGTCCTGCTATTGATGAGGACCGCTCTATGGATGGATCTTTGAAAGCTGCAGAAAGTGGTGAGCAGCTGCATGAG AATATGAAGGGCAAAATAAAACGTCAGCCATGCAATAAACATAAGGGGAAAAAACATTCTCGAAGACAAAGCCTTGCAG GTTCTGGTACAACATTTGATCCTGAAGGGAGGAGACGAAGCACAAGGATCAGGTCAAGACCTTTGGAATTCTGGAAAGGTGAAAGATTCTTATATGGACGTGTACATTCAA GTTTGGCAACAGTAATTGGGATAAAGTACGAGTCCCCAGAGAAGGGTGATGGTGGAAACCCTACTCTCAAAGTGAAGTCATTTGTAAGCGATGAGTACAAAGAGCTGATTGAACTGGCTGCCAGGTTTTGA
- the LOC107913930 gene encoding centromere protein C isoform X1, translating to MPLPSDPLEAYSGLSLFPRTFASFPNPPPPYDPHDLQHLHHFLKSMPLQCPDKLMEQAKAIVDNSSELLNLDMSGSDAEVLENPRERRPALGRKRPRFSLKPNSSLPTVTLEPSIDIDKFNDPEEFFVAFEKAENAKREIEKQTGGVLMDLDQNIQSMAARPRRPGILRRSVKYKHRYSTPISPVESFEEEIPSPVCNSQPEKSDQNVELQEELSVTNAENKVNELLDHLLTSTCDGDEAISLLQEQLQIKPIDLEKICLPDLQDIRRIDLKASRENLAKPRNSRSDIENLLKGISKRTPKRKAESSVHLLASPTPPRSPLASISLLKKQKLQSDVLSDPFSADDVRRSAVRNASGTESNNRESVQVDTEKELSVSHNNDRRTPQQQPKSSAHHLASPTPPRDPLASISLLHKQMMLSDPESEPFSTDSIDQPPKRNASPIESLNKQSSQVHKKEHNNSHLLRSPLLEANQTATANASSELDGRDFAGLFDKFVNDNARRFDSGINVVSSGSQANLENNSLRRPEVASDSHTIKPNEFGGRVEDIPPEAVVSTQTQVYVEGLTIDNSGAIQKESDESSPAIDEDRSMDGSLKAAESGEQLHENMKGKIKRQPCNKHKGKKHSRRQSLAGSGTTFDPEGRRRSTRIRSRPLEFWKGERFLYGRVHSSLATVIGIKYESPEKGDGGNPTLKVKSFVSDEYKELIELAARF from the exons atgcCTCTCCCTTCGGATCCGCTAGAGGCTTATTCCGGCCTCTCCCTCTTTCCTCGAACCTTCGCTTCCTTTCCAAACCCTCCTCCACCTTACGACCCCCACGATCTTCAACACCTTCACCATTTTCTCAAATCCATG CCATTGCAATGTCCTGATAAGCTTATGGAGCAAGCCAAAGCAATAGTAGATAATAGTTCTGAGCTCTTGAACTTGGATATGTCAGGCTCCGATGCTGAAGTTTTGGAAAATCCTCGAGAACGAAGACCGGCTTTAGGCCGTAAACGACCTCGTTTTTCTTTGAAACCTAACTCTAG TCTGCCTACTGTGACTTTGGAACCGAGTATAGACATTGACAAATTCAATGATCCAGAAGAATTCTTTGTTGCTTTTGAAAAGGCTGAAA ATGCCAAAAGAGAAATAGAGAAGCAGACAGGTGGTGTTCTAATGGATTTGGATCAGAATATTCAGTCCATGGCTGCACGGCCTCGTCGCCCTGGAATATTGCG GAGGTCGGTTAAATATAAACATCGCTATTCTACTCCTATCTCCCCAGTAGAAAGCTTCGAAGAGGAAATTCCCAGTCCAGTTTGCAATTCGCAGCCAGAAAAATCAGACCAGAATGTTGAATTACAAGAGGAGTTGAGTG TGACTAACGCAGAGAACAAGGTTAATGAACTTCTGGATCATTTGCTTACCAGTACTTGTGATGGGGATGAGGCAATCAGTCTTCTTCAAGAGCAGTTGCAGATCAAACCTATTGATCTGGAGAAAATATGCCTTCCTGACTTGCAGGATATTCGAAGGATTGATTTGAAGGCTTCTAGAGAAAACTTAGCCAAGCCTAGAAATTCACGATCGGAcatagaaaatttgttgaaaGGGATCAGTAAAAGGACACCAAAGCGAAAGGCTGAAAGTTCAGTTCATCTTTTAGCTTCTCCCACTCCACCGAGAAGTCCATTGGCTTCGATATCATTGCTGAAGAAACAAAAATTGCAGTCTGATGTACTAAGTGATCCGTTTTCCGCTGATGATGTTAGACGATCAGCGGTGAGAAATGCATCTGGTACTGAAAGTAACAATAGAGAATCTGTTCAGGTTGATACTGAAAAGGAACTAAGTGTGTCTCACAACAACGATAGACGAACACCACAACAGCAGCCCAAAAGTTCAGCTCATCATTTAGCTTCTCCTACTCCTCCAAGAGACCCATTGGCTTCAATATCATTGCTACATAAACAGATGATGCTGTCAGATCCAGAAAGTGAACCTTTTTCAACTGATAGTATCGATCAACCACCTAAGAGAAATGCATCTCCTATTGAAAGTCTCAATAAACAATCTAGTCAGGTTCATAAAAAGGAACACAACAACTCTCACTTGCTAAGGTCTCCATTATTAGAAGCAAATCAAACTGCAACTGCTAATGCAAGTTCCGAGTTAGATGGGAGAGATTTTGCTGGCCTCTTTGACAAATTTGTAAATGATAATGCAAGAAGGTTTGATTCTGGTATTAATGTTGTCTCTAGTGGATCTCAGGCCAACTTAGAGAATAACAGTTTAAGAAGGCCCGAAGTTGCATCAGATAGTCATACAATCAAACCAAACGAATTTGGTGGAAGG GTGGAAGATATACCACCGGAAGCAGTTGTTTCTACCCAGACCCAAGTTTATGTGGAAGGCTTAACCATTGATAATTCAGGTGCCATTCAGAAAGAGTCAG ATGAATCTAGTCCTGCTATTGATGAGGACCGCTCTATGGATGGATCTTTGAAAGCTGCAGAAAGTGGTGAGCAGCTGCATGAG AATATGAAGGGCAAAATAAAACGTCAGCCATGCAATAAACATAAGGGGAAAAAACATTCTCGAAGACAAAGCCTTGCAG GTTCTGGTACAACATTTGATCCTGAAGGGAGGAGACGAAGCACAAGGATCAGGTCAAGACCTTTGGAATTCTGGAAAGGTGAAAGATTCTTATATGGACGTGTACATTCAA GTTTGGCAACAGTAATTGGGATAAAGTACGAGTCCCCAGAGAAGGGTGATGGTGGAAACCCTACTCTCAAAGTGAAGTCATTTGTAAGCGATGAGTACAAAGAGCTGATTGAACTGGCTGCCAGGTTTTGA